In Paenibacillus hexagrammi, the following are encoded in one genomic region:
- a CDS encoding ATP phosphoribosyltransferase regulatory subunit produces the protein MSKPKVFEKPVGVKDYLPEAVKKLRNIEFRVLACMERWGYSQIMTPTLEYYDTVGVASSTEDKKLFKLLDRKGKTLVMRSDLTAPIARVVSSLLKEKSFPLRLSYHSNVFRAIEEEAGRDSEFFQTGVELVGDASPEADAEVVALAIASLQAAGVDKFKFALGHVGFLNGLFQETLSGREEAQTMLKECLLNRDYVGYREAIQSLSLKPEVENELQGVLRLRGGDEICEQARQVSKDPVAQHAIHHLCEVWDVLKAYGVSEHVVIDLTMIGDFSYYTGMTFEGYAAELGFPVCSGGRYDNLLNQFGRPAPATGFALKTNRILEVIGKEPVDQPERELILYSAANRAEALKLAQERRDREGRIVVTQLVSDSQTEAYTASSNGTYEFAGTIYHNVIKMFP, from the coding sequence TTGAAAAACCGGTAGGAGTTAAGGATTATTTGCCGGAAGCGGTGAAGAAGCTTCGAAATATTGAGTTTCGCGTACTGGCTTGTATGGAACGTTGGGGATACAGTCAGATTATGACGCCGACCCTGGAGTATTATGATACGGTGGGAGTGGCAAGCTCCACAGAGGATAAAAAGCTGTTCAAGTTGCTGGATCGTAAGGGGAAGACCTTAGTCATGCGTTCGGACCTTACCGCTCCGATTGCCCGCGTAGTGTCCTCTTTGTTGAAGGAAAAATCTTTTCCGCTGCGCTTGTCCTATCACTCTAATGTCTTCCGGGCCATCGAAGAAGAAGCGGGCAGAGATTCCGAGTTCTTTCAGACCGGTGTCGAGCTGGTCGGCGATGCTTCTCCAGAAGCGGATGCTGAAGTAGTTGCTCTTGCTATCGCTTCCTTGCAGGCGGCAGGTGTGGACAAGTTCAAATTTGCCCTGGGGCACGTTGGCTTTCTGAATGGCTTGTTCCAAGAGACCCTCTCAGGCAGAGAGGAAGCTCAGACCATGCTTAAAGAGTGTCTGCTGAATCGTGATTATGTCGGGTATCGGGAAGCTATTCAATCCCTTTCACTAAAGCCAGAAGTCGAAAATGAGCTGCAAGGCGTACTCAGACTTAGAGGGGGCGATGAAATCTGCGAGCAAGCCCGCCAAGTGTCTAAGGACCCGGTTGCTCAGCATGCGATTCATCACCTCTGTGAAGTGTGGGATGTGCTTAAAGCGTACGGAGTCAGCGAACATGTGGTCATTGATCTCACGATGATAGGCGACTTCTCCTATTACACGGGAATGACCTTTGAAGGCTATGCAGCAGAGTTGGGCTTCCCTGTGTGCAGCGGAGGCCGTTACGATAACTTATTAAATCAATTTGGACGTCCAGCACCTGCTACAGGCTTTGCTCTCAAGACGAATCGGATTCTGGAGGTCATCGGCAAGGAGCCGGTCGACCAACCTGAAAGAGAGTTGATTCTGTATAGCGCAGCGAATAGAGCCGAAGCTCTGAAGCTCGCTCAAGAGCGGAGAGACCGTGAAGGACGCATTGTTGTCACTCAGTTGGTTTCGGATTCGCAGACAGAAGCATACACAGCTTCAAGTAATGGTACCTATGAGTTTGCCGGCACGATCTATCACAATGTGATTAAGATGTTTCCTTAA